A part of Myxococcus landrumus genomic DNA contains:
- a CDS encoding caspase family protein, translating into MSARAAWVSGALFVLFATSIASAESRFSISVGHNLGRDTDEPLRWAQQDAERMDAVFGQLGGVPEDRRLLLRGESVSSLKLGLARMRGRIEEARRVGERTLLFFFFSGHGDEVALRLGGEALPLAELQRLLSEVPATVTVAMLDACHSGALVRGRSKGLKSAPAFDVSFLRQVGPQGRVFIASAGAHEVAQESDSLRGSFFTHHLISGLRGAADVDADGRVSLTEAYGHVYHRTLAGSHASTAAVQHPELSSQLAGEGDLFLTTLSRAHAQLELPPRVGDSVVLVDERTLQVMAEVEPRGEASVRVALPAGRYRVQVRRGPQVLYGKVYLSWGDQQRLEPEALEVRTLALHQRKGALLEASSWRLQAALGAGRSSTQLGGWGPQVGVLLARESTGGPGLSFLGGLSLGATRGSTRAQRFENVELGLWSGLGLAGAVGRVWMGAHAGVGVLGLAQRATSPDAERRRELGLPSRRTRTGAGAAAFAALSAEVPVSARTGLFARMGGHVALMREDAKLRTQLAPQLMLGCTWGL; encoded by the coding sequence TTGAGCGCCCGGGCCGCGTGGGTCTCCGGCGCCCTGTTCGTCCTGTTCGCCACCTCCATCGCGAGCGCGGAGAGCCGCTTCTCCATCAGCGTGGGCCACAACCTGGGGCGGGACACGGACGAGCCCCTGCGCTGGGCCCAGCAGGATGCCGAGCGCATGGACGCCGTCTTCGGCCAGCTCGGCGGTGTGCCCGAGGACCGTCGTCTCCTCTTGCGCGGTGAATCGGTCTCCAGCCTCAAGCTGGGGCTCGCGCGGATGCGAGGCCGCATCGAGGAGGCACGGCGTGTCGGTGAGCGCACGCTGCTGTTCTTCTTCTTCTCGGGCCATGGAGACGAGGTGGCGCTGCGCCTGGGCGGCGAGGCCCTCCCGCTCGCGGAGCTGCAACGCCTGTTGTCCGAAGTCCCGGCCACCGTCACCGTCGCGATGCTGGACGCCTGTCACAGCGGCGCGCTCGTGCGAGGTCGCTCCAAGGGCCTCAAGTCCGCGCCTGCCTTCGATGTCTCCTTCCTCCGGCAGGTGGGACCGCAGGGGCGCGTGTTCATCGCGTCCGCGGGAGCGCACGAGGTGGCTCAGGAGTCGGACAGCCTCCGGGGCTCGTTCTTCACGCACCATCTGATTTCAGGACTGCGGGGCGCGGCGGACGTGGACGCCGACGGCCGCGTCTCGCTCACGGAGGCCTATGGCCACGTCTACCACCGCACGCTGGCGGGCTCTCATGCCTCCACGGCGGCGGTGCAGCATCCGGAGCTCTCCAGCCAGCTCGCGGGAGAAGGGGACTTGTTCCTCACCACGCTCTCGCGAGCCCACGCGCAGCTCGAGCTGCCTCCCCGCGTGGGAGACAGCGTCGTGCTCGTGGACGAGCGCACGCTTCAGGTCATGGCGGAAGTGGAGCCCCGGGGCGAGGCGTCCGTGCGCGTCGCGCTGCCCGCTGGACGCTATCGGGTCCAGGTGCGGCGAGGGCCCCAGGTGCTCTATGGCAAGGTGTACCTGTCCTGGGGTGACCAGCAGCGGTTGGAGCCCGAAGCCCTGGAGGTTCGCACACTGGCGCTGCACCAGCGAAAGGGCGCGCTCCTGGAGGCCAGCAGTTGGCGGCTTCAGGCGGCGCTGGGGGCGGGTCGCTCGTCGACGCAACTGGGCGGCTGGGGACCCCAGGTGGGCGTGCTGCTCGCGCGTGAGAGCACCGGAGGGCCAGGGCTGTCCTTCCTCGGAGGGCTCAGCCTGGGGGCCACGCGGGGCTCCACGCGCGCGCAGCGCTTCGAAAACGTGGAGCTGGGACTCTGGAGTGGCCTGGGGTTGGCGGGCGCGGTGGGGCGTGTCTGGATGGGCGCCCACGCGGGCGTCGGCGTGCTGGGGCTGGCTCAACGCGCGACGAGCCCGGATGCGGAGCGGCGCCGCGAGCTGGGCCTTCCCTCACGACGGACTCGCACGGGCGCGGGAGCCGCCGCCTTCGCCGCGCTCTCCGCGGAGGTGCCGGTGAGCGCGCGCACGGGGCTCTTCGCGCGGATGGGTGGCCATGTCGCGTTGATGCGCGAGGACGCGAAGCTCAGGACGCAACTCGCGCCACAACTGATGCTCGGTTGCACCTGGGGATTGTGA
- a CDS encoding RNA polymerase sigma factor, whose protein sequence is MRERMNEVEQTEGYYRRYGEAVHRRCVRLLGDEALAWDSTQEVFLRVHSNLEQLRAAGSALSWLLTVADRQCFSVLRRQRTEATHALSRLAPLPAVSAAPEAALERLLVDADLVRRVLAHCPEDVQRIVAHRFIDELEQEQIATLLDVSRKTVQRKLQTFFDTARRLLDVAPPPEPRKGTAPA, encoded by the coding sequence GTGCGCGAGCGGATGAACGAGGTCGAGCAGACCGAGGGCTACTACCGCCGCTACGGTGAAGCCGTGCATCGGCGGTGTGTGAGATTGCTCGGCGACGAGGCCCTGGCCTGGGACTCGACGCAGGAGGTGTTCCTGCGTGTCCATTCCAACCTGGAGCAGCTTCGCGCCGCGGGCTCCGCGTTGTCGTGGCTGCTCACCGTGGCAGACCGACAGTGCTTCTCGGTGCTGCGCCGCCAGCGCACCGAGGCCACCCACGCGCTGTCGCGACTGGCTCCGCTTCCGGCGGTCAGCGCAGCCCCCGAGGCCGCGCTGGAGCGACTGCTGGTGGACGCGGACCTGGTGCGGCGCGTCCTCGCGCACTGTCCCGAGGACGTCCAGCGCATCGTCGCCCATCGCTTCATTGACGAACTGGAGCAGGAGCAGATCGCCACGCTGCTCGACGTCTCTCGCAAGACGGTGCAGCGCAAGTTGCAGACCTTCTTCGACACCGCGCGGCGGCTCCTGGACGTTGCCCCGCCCCCCGAGCCGCGAAAGGGAACGGCCCCCGCATGA
- a CDS encoding ribosomal maturation YjgA family protein, which translates to MLVIPLGLASRRKSLPWPAFFATYAGDTLWALLVYLLVRFIAPRRAALTVAAVALTFSFAIEFSQDYHAPWLDAARRTLPGRLVLGAGFLWSDLVCYFVGVLIGLGLDVALLTARRPDRAAGA; encoded by the coding sequence GTGCTTGTGATTCCCCTGGGACTGGCTTCGCGGAGGAAGTCGCTCCCGTGGCCCGCCTTCTTCGCGACCTATGCGGGCGACACCTTGTGGGCGCTGCTTGTCTACCTGCTCGTGCGCTTCATCGCGCCTCGCCGGGCCGCGCTCACCGTGGCTGCTGTCGCGCTCACGTTCTCCTTCGCCATCGAGTTCAGCCAGGACTACCACGCGCCCTGGCTGGATGCCGCGCGCCGCACGCTGCCGGGGCGCCTGGTGCTGGGGGCGGGGTTCCTTTGGAGTGATCTGGTCTGCTACTTCGTGGGAGTGCTCATCGGCCTGGGCCTCGACGTCGCTCTATTGACGGCACGGCGTCCGGACCGTGCCGCGGGGGCGTGA